A genomic window from Triticum urartu cultivar G1812 chromosome 7, Tu2.1, whole genome shotgun sequence includes:
- the LOC125523552 gene encoding haloacid dehalogenase-like hydrolase domain-containing protein Sgpp, with amino-acid sequence MESGGNEICRAPPLEALLFDIDGTMCVSDPFHHRAFSELLQNLGYNGGAPITPEFGMAHMAGRSNEQIGRFLFPDWPQPRLDAFFAEKEALFARYAGEGLREVPGLAELCRWARERGLKRAAVTNAPRANAELMIGILGLADFFQLVVAGEDCGEGRSKPCPDPYLRALALLGASAERSLVFEDSVVGVQAGVAAGMPVVAIASESREAKVVAAGASMVVRDYRDAKLWAALDAAAGAPKIDSELSLSAVEPPVSVPVENC; translated from the exons ATGGAAAG CGGTGGGAATGAGATCTGCCGGGCGCCGCCGCTGGAGGCGCTGCTGTTCGACATCGACGGCACCATGTGCGTGTCCGACCCGTTCCACCACCGCGCCTTCTCGGAGCTCCTCCAGAACCTGGGCTACAACGGCGGGGCGCCCATCACGCCAGAGTTCGGCATGGCGCACATGGCCGGCCGCAGCAACGAGCAGATCGGCCGCTTCCTGTTCCCGGACTGGCCGCAGCCCCGCCTCGACGCCTTCTTCGCCGAGAAGGAGGCCCTCTTCGCGCGGTAcgccggcgaggggctccgggaGGTGCCTGGGCTGGCGGAGCTGTGCCGGTGGGCGCGGGAGCGCGGGCTGAAGCGGGCGGCAGTCACCAACGCGCCGCGCGCCAACGCCGAGCTCATGATCGGGATCCTCGGCCTGGCCGACTTCTTCCAGCTCGTCGTCGCCGGCGAGGACTGTGGCGAGGGACGCTCCAAGCCCTGCCCCGACCCATACCTCCGCGCGCTCGCCCTGCTCGGCGCGTCGGCGGAGCGGTCTCTGGTGTTCGAGGACTCCGTCGTCGGCGTGCAGGCCGGCGTGGCCGCGGGGATGCCGGTCGTGGCTATCGCGAGCGAGAGCCGGGAGGCCAAGGTCGTCGCCGCCGGCGCGTCCATGGTCGTCAGGGACTACCGCGACGCCAAGCTCTGGGCCGCGTTGGACGCCGCCGCCGGAGCTCCCAAGATAGATTCAGAGCTGAGCCTGAGCGCGGTGGAGCCTCCTGTTTCCGTTCCCGTGGAGAATTGTTGA
- the LOC125518063 gene encoding haloacid dehalogenase-like hydrolase domain-containing protein Sgpp, with translation MEKVPGWLLCSTETDLAGDLTDRSDPTLSVRPCYKTSHRPSPRLPNSSIDLPSARVLHSATTIENKRTHGGGRDLSPPPPPPPPPLASTNGGFASPLAATVPVEAVLFDIDGTLCDSDPLHHIAFQELLLAIGYNNGVPIDDEFFINNIAGRSDAEAAQNLFPDWPLEKGLKFLEDKDVKYRSLAMERLEPVKGLHKVVQWVKDHGYKRAAVTNAPRINAELMIKLLGLSDFFQAVIVGGECEQPKPAPFPYLKALKELEVSAAHTFIFEDSASGTRAGVAAGMPVVAVSTRNPEKSLQEAGAALIISDYEDQKLWNALEEIDSQEAKLKTGGA, from the exons ATGGAGAAGGTGCCCGGCTGGCTGCTCTGCTCAACTGAAACTGATCTGGCCGGTGATTTGAC GGATCGATCGGATCCAACTCTGTCCGTCCGTCCGTGCTATAAGACGAGCCACCGCCCCTCGCCCAGATTACCAAATTCCTCCATCGACCTGCCTTCCGCGAGAGTCCTCCACTCCGCAACAACCATCGAGAACAAGCGCACGCACGGAGGCGGCCGCGATctctcgcccccccccccccccccccccccccccctggctTCCACCAATGGCGGCTTTGCCAG TCCTCTTGCAGCGACCGTTCCAGTTGAGGCGGTTCTATTTGACATCGATGGTACCTTGTGTGACTCGGATCCTCTTCATCACATCGCTTTCCAAGAATTGCTTCTTGCG ATTGGGTACAACAATGGTGTGCCGATTGATGACGAGTTCTTCATAAACAACATTGCTGGAAGGAGCGATGCTGAAGCTGCCCAGAATTTGTTCCCAGACTGGCCCCTCGAAAAGGGGCTGAAATTCCTAGAGGACAAAGACGTCAAATACAGAAG TTTGGCGATGGAGCGCCTAGAGCCTGTAAAGGGCCTCCACAAGGTGGTTCAGTGGGTGAAAGATCACGGCTACAAGCGTGCCGCCGTAACCAATGCCCCAAGGATCAATGCAGAGCTCATGATCAAACTTCTTGGTCTATCAGACTTCTTCCAGGCTGTGATTGTTGGAGGCGAATGCGAGCAGCCAAAACCCGCCCCCTTTCCATACCTGAAGGCCCTCAAGGAGCTCGAAGTGTCCGCAGCACACACCTTCATCTTCGAG GATTCCGCTTCAGGGACACGCGCAGGCGTTGCCGCGGGAATGCCCGTCGTCGCCGTCTCGACGAGGAACCCAGAGAAGTCCCTACAGGAAGCTGGGGCCGCATTGATCATCAGTGACTATGAAGACCAGAAACTGTGGAACGCGCTTGAGGAGATTGATAGTCAGGAAGCGAAGCTAAAGACTGGTGGAGCCTGA
- the LOC125522579 gene encoding pentatricopeptide repeat-containing protein At4g02750-like, giving the protein MSSSPGPRRRPPPAVPISAGLLRQLRIAAGQASPRRLLLQSLALVLTSNLSSTHAAVSSRLLNSLLPHLPAGRLHLLRLLPFDHLTLLLLSSSSGISSLPAASTLHALAVRSGHLPADLRLANSLLARYLARGSHASARRLFADIPRPNAVTWNTLLRACLRSGLLPSARQLFDQMPERDLVSYNSMLSGHAAAGDMAGARQLFDQMPERDVVSWNSMLAGYTRHGDMEEAKRMFDAMPERDVVSWNSMLDGYAQAGHVKMARAVFDGMPRRSAVSWNVVLALYARVKDWRECLKLFDAMMAVGAAVPNEKTFVSVLTACGSLGDLERGKWVHGLVRQRWERLVPDFLLLTALLTMYAKCGVMETAREIFDSMRERSVPSWNSMIIGYGLHGQSEKALGLFLEMERSGPRPNETTFVCVLSSCAHGGLVLEGWWCFDRMVRLYGFEPKAEHFGCMMDLLGRAGLLTGSENLVQNLQEKASLALWGAMVSASRAQNGSKLGEFVGKKLIEMKPAEVGPYVLLSNIYAAEGRWDDVEKVREMMKENGAEKDVGLSLVGSSEPEIRLGAEDGVSVGRRDDGVVLSMLGEMGAHLKLPFEEPERREVRA; this is encoded by the coding sequence ATGTCATCCTCACCcgggccccgccgccgcccgccgccggcgGTGCCAATCAGCGCCGGCCTGCTCCGGCAGCTCCGGATCGCGGCCGGCCAGgcctccccgcgccgcctcctcctccaatCCCTGGCGCTCGTCCTCACCTCCAACCTCTCCTCCACCCACGCCGCCGTCTCCTCCCGCCTCCTCAACTCGCTCCTCCCGCACCTCCCCGCCggccgcctccacctcctccgcctcctccccttcgaccacctcacgctcctcctcctctcctcctcctccggcatcTCCTCCCTCCCCGCCGCCTCCACCCTCCACGCGCTCGCCGTCCGCTCGGGCCACCTGCCGGCCGACCTCCGGCTCGCCAACTCGCTCCTCGCGCGCTACCTCGCGCGCGGCTCCCACGCCTCCGCGCGCCGCCTCTTCGCCGACATCCCGCGGCCCAACGCCGTCACCTGGAACACGCTCCTCCGCGCCTGCCTCcgctccggcctcctcccctccgCCCGCCAGCTGTTCGACCAAATGCCCGAGCGCGACCTCGTCTCCTACAACTCCATGCTGTCCGGCCACGCCGCGGCCGGGGACATGGCCGGGGCCAGGCAGCTTTTTGATCAAATGCCCGAGAGGGACGTGGTCAGCTGGAACTCGATGCTGGCCGGGTATACACGGCATGGAGACATGGAGGAAGCCAAGAGAATGTTTGATGCGATGCCAGAGAGGGACGTCGTGTCGTGGAACTCGATGCTGGACGGGTACGCGCAGGCCGGGCACGTCAAGATGGCGAGGGCCGTGTTCGATGGCATGCCGAGGAGGAGCGCCGTGTCCTGGAATGTTGTCCTGGCGCTGTACGCACGGGTGAAGGACTGGCGGGAGTGCCTGAAGCTATTTGACGCGATGATGGCGGTGGGGGCCGCCGTGCCGAACGAGAAGACCTTCGTGAGCGTTCTTACAGCTTGCGGCAGCCTGGGCGACCTCGAGAGGGGGAAGTGGGTGCACGGCCTGGTCAGACAGAGGTGGGAGAGGCTTGTGCCGGACTTCCTCCTGCTCACGGCGCTGCTGACAATGTACGCCAAGTGCGGCGTGATGGAGACCGCGAGGGAGATCTTCGACTCGATGCGCGAGAGGAGTGTCCCGTCATGGAACTCGATGATCATCGGCTACGGGCTGCACGGGCAGAGCGAGAAGGCGCTCGGGCTGTTCCTGGAGATGGAGAGGAGCGGGCCTAGGCCGAACGAGACGACATTTGTATGTGTCCTGAGCTCCTGCGCCCACGGCGGCCTGGTGCTCGAGGGCTGGTGGTGCTTCGACAGGATGGTCAGGCTCTACGGCTTCGAGCCCAAGGCAGAGCATTTCGGCTGCATGATGGACCTCCTTGGCCGTGCCGGGCTGCTCACAGGCTCGGAGAACCTCGTCCAGAACCTGCAAGAGAAAGCGTCCCTGGCGTTGTGGGGCGCCATGGTCTCGGCCTCTCGGGCGCAGAACGGCTCCAAGCTCGGGGAGTTTGTGGGGAAGAAGCTGATCGAGATGAAGCCGGCAGAGGTCGGCCCGTACGTGCTGCTCTCCAACATCTACGCCGCGGAAGGGAGGTGGGACGACGTCGAGAAAGTGAGGGAGATGATGAAGGAGAATGGTGCTGAGAAGGATGTTGGTTTGAGCCTTGTGGGATCCAGCGAACCAGAGATCCGTCTTGGTGCAGAGGACGGCGTCTCAGTTGGAAGACGGGATGATGGCGTGGTGCTGTCGATGCTGGGCGAGATGGGCGCGCACCTGAAGCTGCCGTTTGAGGAGCCCGAGCGCAGGGAAGTTAGGGCATGA